A genomic region of Stigmatopora nigra isolate UIUO_SnigA chromosome 16, RoL_Snig_1.1, whole genome shotgun sequence contains the following coding sequences:
- the dipk2ab gene encoding divergent protein kinase domain 2Ab — protein sequence MLRFLPLKLGRLYRCLKLLFVLGLFVILLMNTHNLFASFQKNELTDRRFINLNKCPACFGTSWCRKFMNGQVSFETWGRLRFLDMFNVKNVYFAQYGEPREGTRRIVLKRLGSNQELAEIDQKICKRATGRPRCDLIQAMYKTEFARINGDVRLLTPEVVEGWSDLVHCPSQRLLDRVVRRYAETKDSGSFLLKNLKDTERMQLLMTLAFNPEPLVLQSFPSDEGWPFAKYLGACGRVVAVNYVGEELWSYYNAPWEKRVDLARQLMDIAEQLTNNDFEFALYLLDVSFDNFAVGPRDGKVIVVDAENVLVADKRLIKQNKPENYDVWYESRFEECDREACLSFSKDSLCSRVTVDHNYYAVCQNLLSRYATWRGTTGGLLHDPPTHIAKDGQLEALLDECTKPKKRYGRFQAAKELREYLTRLSAATSPARGGGFLPLFMAQVKRSGA from the exons ATGCTGCGCTTCCTTCCTCTCAAACTTGGCCGGCTGTACCGCTGTCTCAAGCTCCTGTTTGTGCTGgggctttttgtcattttactgaTGAACACCCACAACCTGTTTGCCTCGTTCCAAAAGAATGAGCTCACAGATCGACGCTTCATCAACCTCAACAAGTGTCCCGCCTGCTTTGGCACGAGTTGGTGCCGCAAATTCATGAACGGACAGGTTTCGTTTGAGACGTGGGGGCGGCTGCGATTCCTCGATATGTTCAACGTCAAGAATGTTTACTTTGCCCAGTATGGGGAACCCAGGGAGGGCACGCGTCGCATCGTGTTGAAGCGACTCGGCTCCAACCAGGAGCTGGCCGAGATAGACCAGAAGATCTGCAAGAGGGCCACAGGAAGGCCACGCTGCGATCTTATCCAGGCAATGTATAAAACTGAATTTGCCAGGATCAATGGTGACGTTCGTCTACTTACTCCAGAAGTAGTCGAGGGATGGTCAGACCTGGTCCACTGTCCCTCTCAGCGGCTGCTGGATCGTGTGGTTCGACGGTACGCTGAGACCAAAGACTCTGGCAGCTTTCTACTTAAAAACCTGAAGGATACGGAGAGAATGCAGCTCCTTATGACCTTGGCGTTCAACCCGGAACCACTTGTACTCCAG AGCTTTCCATCAGATGAAGGCTGGCCATTTGCCAAGTACCTGGGGGCGTGTGGTCGTGTAGTGGCCGTCAACTACGTGGGCGAGGAGCTGTGGAGCTACTACAACGCGCCTTGGGAAAAGCGAGTCGACCTGGCGCGGCAGCTGATGGACATCGCCGAGCAGCTGACCAACAACGACTTCGAGTTTGCCCTCTACCTACTGGATGTCAGCTTCGACAACTTTGCAGTCGGCCCCCGAGACGGAAAGGTCATCGTCGTCGATGCCGAGAACGTTCTCGTGGCTGACAAGCGACTGATCAAGCAGA ACAAGCCCGAAAACTACGACGTCTGGTACGAGAGCCGCTTTGAAGAGTGCGACCGAGAGGCCTGCCTTTCTTTCTCCAAGGACTCCCTGTGCTCCCGGGTCACCGTGGACCACAACTACTACGCCGTGTGCCAGAACCTGCTGTCGCGTTACGCCACATGGCGGGGAACCACCGGGGGCCTCCTCCATGATCCACCCACCCACATAGCCAAAGACGGCCAGCTGGAGGCCCTGCTGGACGAGTGCACCAAGCCCAAGAAGCGCTATGGCCGTTTCCAAGCGGCAAAGGAACTGCGCGAGTACCTCACGCGGCTATCGGCCGCCACCTCACCCGCCAG